The Ascochyta rabiei chromosome 15, complete sequence genome window below encodes:
- a CDS encoding P-type phospholipid transporter, giving the protein MSAPHEYHQPNAPDEDSDLELDLEELDPLAGRPHPAASSPPRRQSKEQRRPYHELGARIPLRNLRAGRLRGDRRGEEREEEDLRGLMDDDDDDDDERENRNSAGSFGRSGDDDAPLLPASTDPRRPGQRKPSALSKLSAALRLPSFLAKQDVGAIHLRDGAGDNDADNDADEEHDPTTQRTVSVGALQTSRFPANAVSNAKYTPWSFLPRTLYNEFSFFINMYFLLVAASQMIKPLRLGYLSTYIAPLAFVITITLGKEALDDIARRRRDAEANSEAYTVLRFEENSVGNGLAPGQASSRKKRSRKSKSKRERETGSLADMADEEQRLSTKGLATCTYFELVKPSRNLKVGDVVKLGKDQRVPADMVVLKSLAADNAPASAEPTRNNQSALPIDGEDGDASQAETAKLETAVSTGPSGEAFIRTDQLDGETDWKLRLSSPLTQNLNVGEYTRLRLVAGKPDKKVNEFYGTVELQPKRPQQYDPHEAEQSSSDEVQSAPLGIDNTIWANTVVASSCTLLAVVVYTGPQTRQALSTSPSRSKTGLLELEINALTKWLCIFTLSLSFILVALAGFREIEGRVWYINMMRFLILFSTIVPVGLRVNLDMGKSVYAWFIEHDESIKGTVVRTSTIPEDLGRIEYLLSDKTGTLTQNEMAMKKIHVGTVSYANEAMDEVSSYVRQCFTPPAGEAPSLVTPSSAYTVPLTSATRTRREIGSRVRDVVLALALCHNVTPTTEEENGEMITTYQASSPDEIAIVRWTEAVGLKLLQRDRESMTLQSCDSGNTVVRVRILNTFPFTSEGKRMGIVVKFYHGPASSASDEDGEIWFYQKGADTVMTSIVAANDWLDEETANMAREGLRTLVVGRKKLSAQSYQDFSSKLAQASLALQNRDAGVADVVSEYLERNLELLGVTGVEDKLQKDVKPSLELLRNAGIKIWMLTGDKVETARCVAVSSKLVARGQYIHTIQKLKRKDLAHSSLDFLRGKTDACLLIDGESLALMLTHYRQEFIAIAVQLPTVVACRCSPTQKADVARLIRSYTKKRVCCIGDGGNDVSMIQAADVGVGIVGKEGRQASLAADFSIEQFCYLVKLLVWHGRNSYKRSAKLSQFVIHRGLIISICQTVYSIATAYEPNALYKDWLLVGYSTIYTMMPVFSLVLDRDVDESVANLYPELYAELKTGRSLSYKTFFIWVAVSIYQGSLIQGLSQLLVGVGPDKTLVFKQMVAVSFSVLVLNELVMVAMEVTTWHWLMVASILGTGGIYGASVPFLGGADGYFDLNYVASLAFWWKAAVIAAVSLLPPYAVKILGRTLKPPSYRKVQGV; this is encoded by the exons ATGTCCGCTCCCCATGAATACCACCAGCCAAATGCGCCAGACGAGGACTCGGACCTCGAACTCGACCTCGAAGAACTCGACCCTCTCGCCGGGCGCCCCCACCCCGCAGCCTCGTCGCCGCCGCGCCGCCAGTCGAAAGAGCAGCGACGGCCCTACCACGAGCTCGGCGCAAGGATTCCCCTCCGCAACCTGCGTGCAGGCAGACTGCGGGGGGATCGGAGGGGAGAAGAGCGCGAGGAGGAGGACCTGCGCGGCCTGatggacgacgacgacgacgacgacgacgagagGGAAAACCGCAACTCGGCCGGCAGCTTTGGCCGTTcgggcgacgacgacgcccCGCTGCTGCCCGCCAGCACCGACCCGCGCCGACCAGGCCAGCGCAAGCCGAGCGCCTTGTCCAAGCTGAGCGCTGCCCTGCGTCTGCCGAGCTTCCTCGCAAAGCAGGACGTCGGCGCCATACACCTGCGCGACGGTGCGGGCGACAACGACGCCGACAACGACGCCGACGAAGAACACGACCCTACCACCCAGCGCACCGTCTCTGTCGGCGCGCTCCAGACATCCCGCTTCCCCGCAAACGCTGTTTCCAACGCCAAATACACCCCCTGGAGCTTCTTGCCGCGCACCTTGTACAACGAGTTCTCCTTCTTCATCAACATGTATTTCCTGCTGGTAGCCGCTTCGCAGATGATAAAACCCCTCCGCCTTGGCTACCTCTCCACCTACATCGCCCCGCTGGCTTTCGTCATCACCATCACGCTGGGCAAAGAGGCCCTGGACGACATCGCGCGGCGGCGGAGAGACGCAGAGGCAAACTCGGAAGCCTACACGGTGCTGAGGTTCGAAGAGAACAGCGTGGGCAACGGTCTTGCGCCAGGACAAGCCTCCAGCAGGAAGAAGAGGTCGCgaaagagcaagagcaagagggagagggagacgGGCAGCCTGGCTGACATGGCCGACGAGGAGCAACGGTTGTCCACCAAGGGACTGGCCACCTGCACCTACTTCGAGCTAGTCAAGCCGTCCAGGAACTTAAAGGTGGGCGACGTCGTGAAGCTCGGCAAAGACCAGCGAGTGCCCGCAGACATGGTCGTGCTCAAGAGTCTGGCTGCCGACAACGCACCCGCGTCCGCAGAGCCGACTCGAAACAACCAATCAGCTTTGCCCATCGACGGAGAGGACGGCGATGCGTCCCAAGCCGAGACTGCAAAGCTGGAAACCGCCGTTTCAACAGGTCCCTCGGGTGAAGCTTTCATTCGCACCGACCAGCTCGACGGTGAGACGGACTGGAAGTTGCGTTTGTCTTCGCCTCTGACGCAAAACCTCAACGTTGGAGAATACACCCGCCTCCGCCTGGTTGCCGGCAAACCAGACAAGAAGGTCAATGAGTTTTATGGCACCGTCGAGCTGCAGCCGAAGCGTCCACAGCAGTACGATCCCCACGAGGCCGAGCAGTCGTCCAGCGACGAGGTTCAGTCTGCGCCCCTCGGCATTGACAACACCATCTGGGCGAACACGGTGGTGGCCTCAAGCTGCACTCTGCTTGCTGTGGTCGTCTACACGGGCCCGCAAACACGACAGGCTCTGTCCACATCGCCTTCACGGTCCAAGACGGGGCTGCTGGAACTCGAAATCAACGCGCTTACCAAGTGGCTGTGTATCTTCACTCTCTCGCTGTCTTTCATTCTCGTCGCTCTCGCCGGGTTCAGGGAGATTGAGGGCCGCGTATGGTACATCAACATGATGCGGTTCCTGATTCTCTTCTCTACCATTGTCCCCGTCGGTCTGCGCGTCAATCTCGACATGGGCAAGTCAGTCTATGCGTGGTTCATCGAGCACGATGAAAGCATCAAAGGGACCGTCGTCCGAACGAGCACGATTCCGGAGGATCTAGGACGAATTGAGTATCTCCTGAGCGACAAAACGGGTACTCTGACCCAGAATG AAATGGCAATGAAGAAGATCCACGTAGGTACGGTGTCTTACGCCAATGAGGCCATGGACGAGGTCTCTTCGTACGTCCGACAGTGCTTTACACCACCTGCAGGTGAAGCACCGTCCCTGGTAACCCCGTCCTCAGCCTACACTGTACCCCTCACTTCGGCCACCCGCACACGCAGAGAGATAGGATCCCGAGTCCGCGATGTGGTGCTGGCGCTGGCCCTATGCCACAACGTCACCCCGACCACCGAGGAGGAAAACGGAGAGATGATCACCACGTACCAGGCTTCGTCTCCGGACGAAATTGCCATCGTTCGCTGGACCGAGGCTGTCGGGCTGAAGCTGCTCCAGCGCGATCGAGAATCCATGACACTGCAGTCTTGCGACAGCGGCAATACCGTTGTGCGGGTGCGGATCCTCAACACATTTCCCTTCACGTCAGAAGGCAAAAGAATGGGAATCGTAGTGAAGTTCTACCACGGCCCGGCGTCGTCGGCTTCAGATGAGGATGGTGAGATCTGGTTCTACCAAAAAGGCGCCGACACGGTCATGACCTCCATTGTTGCCGCCAATGACTGGCTCGACGAGGAGACTGCGAACATGGCCAGAGAGGGACTTCGAACTCTAGTGGTGGGACGTAAGAAGCTCTCCGCTCAGAGCTACCAAGACTTTTCCAGCAAGCTCGCACAGGCCTCACTAGCCTTGCAGAACCGCGACGCAGGTGTAGCAGATGTGGTCAGCGAGTATCTGGAGCGCAACCTCGAACTTCTCGGCGTGACCGGTGTCGAGGACAAGTTGCAGAAAGATGTCAAGCCCTCGCTCGAGCTTCTACGTAACGCTGGCATCAAGATCTGGATGTTGACCGGCGATAAAGTCGAAACCGCTCGCTGCGTGGCCGTAAGCTCCAAGCTCGTCGCACGAGGCCAATACATACACACCATACAGAAGC TGAAGCGTAAAGACCTCGCTCATTCGTCCCTCGACTTCCTCCGCGGCAAGACTGACGCCTGTCTGCTCATCGACGGCGAATCTCTCGCGCTCATGCTGACCCACTACCGTCAAGAATTCATCGCCATCGCAGTCCAACTCCCCACCGTCGTCGCCTGCCGCTGCTCGCCCACTCAAAAAGCCGACGTGGCGCGCCTGATCCGCTCCTACACCAAGAAGCGCGTCTGCTGCATCGGCGACGGCGGCAACGACGTGTCCATGATCCAAGCGGCTGACGTGGGCGTGGGCATCGTCGGCAAAGAAGGTCGCCAAGCCTCGCTCGCCGCCGACTTCAGCATCGAGCAGTTCTGCTACCTCGTCAAGCTGCTCGTCTGGCACGGCCGCAACAGCTACAAGCGTAGCGCCAAGCTCTCGCAGTTTGTCATCCACCGCGGCCTCATCATCTCCATCTGCCAAACCGTCTACTCCATCGCCACCGCCTACGAGCCCAACGCCCTGTACAAGGACTGGCTGCTCGTCGGCTACTCGACCATCTACACAATGATGCCCGTCTTCTCCCTCGTGCTCGACCGGGACGTAGACGAGAGCGTCGCAAACCTCTACCCAGAGCTCTACGCAGAGCTGAAGACCGGCCGCAGCCTCAGCTACAAAACCTTCTTCATCTGGGTCGCCGTCTCCATCTACCAAGGCTCCCTGATCCAGGGGCTCTCGCAGCTCCTCGTCGGCGTCGGCCCGGACAAAACCCTGGTCTTCAAACAAATGGTCGCCGTCTCCTTCtccgtcctcgtcctcaaCGAACTCGTCATGGTCGCCATGGAGGTCACCACCTGGCACTGGCTCATGGTCGCCAGCATCCTCGGCACGGGCGGTATCTACGGCGCCTCGGTTCCCTTTCTGGGCGGCGCAGATGGGTATTTCGATCTGAACTACGTCGCTAGTCTGGCGTTCTGGTGGAAGGCGGCTGTCATCGCTGCTGTTTCCCTTTTGCCGCCCTACGCGGTTAAGATCCTTGGGCGCACGTTGAAGCCGCCTAGTTATCGCAAGGTGCAGGGCGTCTAG